The genomic segment GAGACCGCGATCGGAGCGCCGGTGACCATGGCGCAGACCTCCTCCGTGGCGCCGAGCTGAATCTGCAGGAAGCGCTGCGCTATGGCGGCCGAGCCGATCACCACCTCGACCAGGTCGTGTGCGGCGGGCTCGGCGGCGCTCGCCCGGTACTCCTCGGCCAGCAACGCCGCCGCCAGCTCCGCCTTCTCCAGCTCGTGCCGCTGCTGGGTGAGCAGCGCGCCCAGGGCCACGCCGGGGGGCGCGGCCACCCAGCGGCCGGGGCGCGCGGAGGACTGGGCGGCGAGACCGTGCCGCTCCAGCCGGCGCAGGGCGCGTTCGGTGTCGTGCTCCCCGAGCGTGAGCCGGCGCGCCAGGTCCGGTACGTCGGCGGCGCCCACGGACACCAGGGCCCGGTACGCCGACTCGTGCGTCTCGTCGAGACCGATCGCTCCCAGCATGCGGCGACCCCCTCCCTCATCGCGCCGTCCGGCGCGCTTCCGCCTCGGCACATCATCACCGCACCACCGGTCCCACCGACGAGGCGGGGTCCCACAGCGGAATCCCAGGAACATGCCCCACACTCGGGCCGACCGGCCCACGCGCCCGCACCGCGCGCCGGTCACCCCGGCGCCGCCGGGCGGTTTCTCCTGTGGGGGGTGGCACCGCCCGGCGGTCTCTTCGCGCCAAGTCCTCCGCTGCCCACCGCCTCCCGCTTCCCCCTGCTCTCTCGACTCCCTTGCCTCGCACCGGAGTTCGACGTGTAGTCCGACACGCCGTGGTGTCGTCGGCTCTGCGGACCGATTTTCCGGATGCCCCGTTTTCATACGGCTCCTGAGGTGGACAATTAGGGGCATGAGCCAGCAGGGGGAGAGGCCGACCGGTCACGAGGACGACTGGTGGCGGCAGTTGTACGACGACGCCAACGGGGACACGGGCCCTTCGGTGGCGGCCGATTCCCTCGACGACCGTTTCGCCTCGGCGGCGGACACGGTGGGGAGGCCGCCGGCGACACCGGCGACACCGGCGACACCGGCGACACCGGTGGATCCGCCGAGTGTGCCGGGTGCGCGGGATGCGTCGACTCCGGGGAATCCGACGAGCGCGCGGGGTGCGTCGGGCCCGCCGGGCGTCTGGGGGGCCGTCCCCGGTACGTCGGGTGCCTGGGCAGCCGTGCCGGGTGCGTCGGCCGCCGGGGGAGCTGCGGGCGGCGGGCCGGGCAGGGCGGGCGGATCGGGTACCGGGCCGACCGCGACGAGTGGACCACGCGCGGTCCCGCACGTCTCGGGCCCGGCCCCCGGCACCCCGGGTGCCCTCTCGGACAGAGTGCCTCCCCAGGGCTCGCCGGGCGGATCCGGTGGACGGGGTGGGCTCGGCGTACCGAGCGGCCAGGGCGGTCAGGGCAGCCAGGGCGGCCAGGGCGAATCGGGCGGGCCGGGCGGGCGGGGCGGACCTGGCGTGCCCGGCGCGCGAGACGGTCAGGGCAGGCAGGACGGGCAGGACAGGCAGGGTGGAGGAGGTGGTCGAGCGGGCGACGCGCCGGGTTCCGCCTCAGCCTCTGCGTCCACCCCGCCCGCCGACCGCCCTCCGCGTCCGCCCGTCGACCCCCCTCCCTCAGGCCCCGCCACGGACCCCTTCCGCCGCAGCGGCCTCGTCCCGCAGCCCGCGCCCTGGGAACCGCCGCCGGCCCAGCCGTCGGGCCCCGTGACCTTCCCGCCCGGGCCCACCCCGCCGGGCTTCCGCGGGCCCGCGCCCTGGTGGCGTACGCCCGCGCACCCACCCGCGCCCACGCATCCACCCACGCGCGCGGTGCCCGCCTCGCGCTCCTCGACGGACGCGCCACCCCCTTACCGCGGCAGCCCCCCGATGGACCCGCCTCCCGGAGCCCCGCCCGGGCAGGACACCCCTCGTGACGGCACACCTCCGCAGGACACCCCCCGTGGCGGACCGCCCGCCCACGACGCCCTCCGCGGCGGCACGCCCCCGCAGGACGCTCCCCACAGCGGCACACCCTCTCCGCCGCCTCCGCGGCTCCCGTCCACGCCGCCCTCTCCACCGTCCTCGTCGGCCCCGCCCCCTCCGCCCGAGCCGTCGTCGTCCCCCCGCCCCGCCGTCGAACCCTCCGACGCTCGGCCTCCCACCCAGCTCGACCTCCCCACCCTTCAGGCGCAGGAGGTCACCCTGGTGACCGGGACCGAGCGGGTGCGGGTCGAGTACGTGGGGTCGGGGCCACCCACGTACGACGCGGAGCCGACCGCGTTGCCGCCGGCGGATCCGGAGGATCTGGGGGATCTGGTGGCGGACACGGTGCTGGACGGCGCGCGCTACGGGGCGTGCACGCTGCGGGCCGCGTCGCTGCGCGGCGACTCGGCGCGCTACCGGGGCGAGCCGCGCCGCGACGCGCTCCTGACCGCCCGTTTCGGTCTGGGCGAGCAGGCGCTCGTCCTGGTGGCCATGGCGACCGGCGCCCGGGCCACGCCGGGAGCGCACCGCGCGGCGACGGAGGCGTGCCGGTGGATCGGGCGGGCCGTCGGGCTCAGCCATGCGCGGCTGGTGGAGGACATCCGGGCGGCCCGGCGCGGTGACCTCAAGTCCGGTCTGCACCGGCTCACCGACCGCAGCCTCGGCAAACTGCGCGCCAGCGCCGTCGAGCAGGGGCTCGATCCGGAGGAGTACACGGCGAGCCTGCGCTGTCTGCTGCTGCCGGCCGACCCCCGGTGCCGTACGCGCGTGTTCTTCGGGGTCGGCACCGGCGGACTGTTCCGGCTGCGGGACGGGGAGTGGCAGGACATAGAGCCCCGGGTCGCCGACACGGCGGGCGCGCCGGTGGTCGGCTTCGGCTCGCTGCCGCACGAGACCCCCGACGGCGACCGCCTCACCATGGACCTCGGCATCACGACACCCCCGAGCCCGTACGAGCCCGCCCCCGCGCCACCCCGCGAGCCCTTCCGTTTCCGCGCCTCCGTGGCCCGCGAGGA from the Streptomyces sp. NBC_00310 genome contains:
- a CDS encoding protein phosphatase 2C domain-containing protein gives rise to the protein MTFPPGPTPPGFRGPAPWWRTPAHPPAPTHPPTRAVPASRSSTDAPPPYRGSPPMDPPPGAPPGQDTPRDGTPPQDTPRGGPPAHDALRGGTPPQDAPHSGTPSPPPPRLPSTPPSPPSSSAPPPPPEPSSSPRPAVEPSDARPPTQLDLPTLQAQEVTLVTGTERVRVEYVGSGPPTYDAEPTALPPADPEDLGDLVADTVLDGARYGACTLRAASLRGDSARYRGEPRRDALLTARFGLGEQALVLVAMATGARATPGAHRAATEACRWIGRAVGLSHARLVEDIRAARRGDLKSGLHRLTDRSLGKLRASAVEQGLDPEEYTASLRCLLLPADPRCRTRVFFGVGTGGLFRLRDGEWQDIEPRVADTAGAPVVGFGSLPHETPDGDRLTMDLGITTPPSPYEPAPAPPREPFRFRASVAREDDVLLLCTGGLAEPLRGEAPLAEHLATRWGSVEPPGLAAFLADAQVRVKGYTDDRTAAAVWEA